A single region of the Arthrobacter sp. V1I7 genome encodes:
- the nboR gene encoding nicotine blue oxidoreductase yields MNDSGALRTTAVLLAAGAGRRLGLGPKALLPFRGRTLVEVLADELLAGGCREVVTVLGADSATVRAGTDLSRHRVIENPDWATGMGSSFRLGVATAAPEDHVLFALVDQPGLTRDTVARVLAAHRPGRVTAAAYREPNGELRRGHPLLLDVTLRSEAAGMATGDAGARLFLQANPELIDPVDCSDLSGGEDLDRPEQLHLLD; encoded by the coding sequence ATGAACGACAGCGGAGCTCTCCGCACGACGGCGGTGCTGCTCGCGGCCGGGGCCGGCAGGCGCTTGGGACTCGGGCCCAAGGCGCTGCTGCCGTTCCGTGGCCGCACGCTCGTTGAAGTGCTGGCGGACGAGCTGCTCGCAGGCGGCTGCCGGGAAGTAGTGACAGTCCTCGGCGCGGACTCGGCAACGGTCCGCGCCGGCACCGACCTCAGCCGGCACCGGGTCATCGAAAACCCGGACTGGGCCACCGGAATGGGCAGCTCGTTCCGGCTGGGAGTTGCCACGGCCGCGCCGGAGGATCACGTGCTCTTCGCGCTGGTGGACCAGCCCGGCCTGACCCGGGACACAGTCGCCCGTGTGCTGGCGGCCCACCGGCCAGGCCGAGTGACGGCCGCCGCCTACCGGGAGCCGAATGGTGAGCTCAGGCGGGGACACCCGTTGCTGCTGGATGTCACCTTGCGGTCCGAAGCCGCTGGAATGGCAACGGGTGACGCCGGCGCGCGGTTGTTTCTGCAGGCCAATCCGGAGCTGATCGACCCCGTGGACTGCAGCGACCTCTCCGGCGGCGAGGACCTCGACAGGCCCGAACAGCTGCACCTGCTCGATTAG
- a CDS encoding uracil-DNA glycosylase yields the protein MTTSAIQGFTDRLAAVETGPGCHNFFDRAVPGNAQRRRNLETYLHEMLDRRPAVLLLGEAPGFRGMRITGIPFTNRSILAAPANSFGLFGPGKGYVLPAESEGIASEPTATVMWQVLAELDFLPLLWSAYPFHTHVPGRPLSNRTPTLTETAIGVPFWQELLDLFEIPTVVAVGNVACRSLQRNGISVPKIRHPAHGGRAGFKEGLQELLSAGLVH from the coding sequence ATGACCACTTCCGCGATCCAAGGCTTCACTGACCGGCTAGCTGCCGTGGAGACGGGGCCGGGCTGCCACAACTTCTTCGATCGTGCCGTTCCGGGGAATGCCCAGCGCCGGCGGAACCTGGAGACCTATCTGCACGAAATGCTGGATCGGCGCCCGGCGGTGCTGCTCCTGGGGGAGGCGCCCGGTTTCCGGGGCATGAGGATCACCGGGATTCCCTTCACCAACCGCTCCATTTTGGCAGCCCCCGCCAACTCTTTCGGGCTGTTCGGGCCGGGGAAAGGCTATGTGCTGCCGGCCGAGTCCGAGGGAATAGCGTCGGAACCGACGGCCACCGTGATGTGGCAGGTCCTGGCCGAGCTGGACTTCCTGCCCTTGCTGTGGAGCGCGTACCCCTTTCACACCCACGTCCCCGGGCGTCCCTTGTCCAACCGGACGCCGACCCTGACGGAGACAGCCATTGGAGTCCCTTTTTGGCAGGAGCTGCTGGACCTGTTCGAGATCCCGACGGTGGTAGCCGTGGGGAACGTGGCCTGCCGCAGCCTGCAGCGAAACGGCATTTCCGTGCCGAAGATCAGGCATCCCGCCCACGGCGGCCGGGCGGGGTTCAAGGAGGGCCTGCAGGAACTTTTGTCGGCCGGACTGGTGCACTAG
- a CDS encoding aldo/keto reductase, whose product MEKRRLGKTGRNVSIVGLGTWQLGADWGSVDPAQAQAVLAAAVESGVTFFDTADVYGDGRSEQAIGAFLAGNPGLDITVATKMGRRLEQRPGNYNLANFREWADRSRRNLGTDCLDLVQLHCPPTAVYSSAEVYDALDTLVAEGAIRNYGVSVERTDEALEAIRHPGTATVQIILNAFRLKPLDEVLPAAAAAGVGIIARVPLASGLLSGKYSGETSFPADDHRNFNRSGSSFDVGETFSGVDYEQGLKAVAEFEELVPDGVTTAQAAIAWITAQDGVSTVIPGARNVDQVRSNAEAAGASGIDATFDVGVREIYDRHFRASIHPRW is encoded by the coding sequence ATGGAAAAGCGCAGATTGGGCAAAACCGGGCGGAACGTCTCCATCGTGGGTCTGGGCACTTGGCAGCTGGGCGCCGACTGGGGCTCCGTGGACCCCGCGCAGGCGCAGGCAGTCCTGGCCGCCGCGGTGGAATCAGGCGTCACGTTCTTCGATACCGCGGATGTGTACGGGGACGGCCGCAGCGAGCAGGCGATCGGCGCGTTCCTCGCGGGCAACCCCGGGCTGGACATCACCGTGGCCACCAAAATGGGCCGGCGGCTGGAGCAGCGCCCCGGCAACTACAACCTCGCCAACTTCCGTGAGTGGGCGGACCGCTCACGGCGCAATCTGGGGACCGACTGCCTGGACCTGGTCCAGCTGCACTGCCCGCCGACCGCGGTCTACAGCAGCGCCGAGGTCTACGACGCCCTGGACACGCTGGTGGCGGAAGGGGCGATCAGGAACTACGGCGTCAGCGTCGAGCGCACCGATGAAGCCCTTGAGGCCATCCGGCACCCGGGCACGGCCACCGTGCAGATCATCCTTAACGCCTTCCGGCTCAAGCCGCTGGATGAGGTGCTGCCGGCCGCCGCGGCTGCCGGGGTGGGCATCATCGCCCGGGTGCCGCTGGCCTCGGGACTGCTGTCCGGAAAGTACTCCGGGGAAACGTCCTTCCCGGCGGACGACCACCGGAACTTCAACCGCTCCGGTTCCTCGTTCGACGTCGGGGAGACGTTCTCCGGCGTGGACTACGAACAGGGACTGAAGGCTGTGGCGGAGTTCGAGGAACTGGTGCCCGACGGCGTCACCACGGCGCAGGCGGCCATCGCCTGGATCACCGCGCAGGACGGCGTCAGCACCGTCATCCCGGGTGCCCGTAACGTGGACCAGGTGCGGTCCAACGCGGAGGCGGCCGGGGCCAGCGGAATTGACGCCACGTTCGACGTCGGCGTTCGGGAGATCTACGACCGCCACTTCCGCGCGTCGATCCACCCCCGCTGGTAG
- a CDS encoding molybdopterin-dependent oxidoreductase produces the protein MAIEINGVPAEAAPRPGQCLRTFLREQGNFGVKKGCDGGDCGACTVHVDGIPVHSCIYPAVRAQGHTVTTIEGLGDASGADGTASATGQALHPIQQQFLERQGFQCGFCTAGMLMTAATFTEEQKGDLPRNLKGNLCRCTGYRAIADAVCGHAGHQDPAGPGSGIAGEGQPQPRPGQLGDDVPAPASLAVVTGAARYTLDVPADQLQGLLHLKLLRSPHAHARVLSINTEAALRVPGVVAVFTHHDAPAQLFSTAQHELYTDDPDDTRVLDDVVRFIGQRVAAVVAESVAAAEAGVRALAVEYEVLDAVFTPQDAIRPGAPTLHAEKDSSSSRIARPAQNVVAELHSELGSVEQGFAAASFIHEQTYRTQRVQHVALETHAAIASVDSGGRLQVRTSSQVPFLVRRTLCRVFGLPEDGVHVVAGRVGGGFGGKQEVLTEDIVALAALKLRRPVQLELTRTEQFTATTTRHPFTIKLKAGASADGRLTALELDVLTNTGAYGNHGPGVMFHGCGESLGVYNCANKKVDAQAVYTNTVPSGAFRGYGLSQMIFAIESAMDELAVGIGMDPLEFRRRNMVREGDRMLSTHAEPEEDVHYGSYGLDQCLRLVRDALDRGKERYRAAGLDQLGPDWVTGEGAALSMIDTVPPRGHFAHSKLRLLPDGTYQADVGTAEFGNGTTTVHAQLAATALSTAASRVAVRQSDTDLIEHDTGAFGSAGTVVAGKATLAAAEELAVRIRAFAAGIRQIQASGCVLDGETVLCEGTPVPLTDLAHAAAEAGVELAAEGRWGGTPRSVAFNVHGFRVAVNRGTGELRILQSVQAADAGVVVNPRQCRGQIEGGIAQALGATLYEEVVVDDAGRVTTDILRQYHIPSFADVPRSEVYFADTNDKLGPLGAKSMSESPFNPVAPALANAIRNATGVRFAELPIARDKIYLGMKEAGLVPRG, from the coding sequence ATGGCCATCGAGATCAACGGCGTTCCCGCGGAAGCTGCGCCCCGCCCCGGCCAGTGCCTGCGGACCTTCCTGCGCGAGCAGGGCAACTTCGGCGTCAAGAAGGGCTGCGACGGCGGCGATTGCGGAGCGTGCACCGTGCACGTGGACGGCATCCCGGTCCACAGCTGCATCTACCCCGCGGTCAGGGCCCAGGGGCACACCGTCACCACCATCGAAGGGCTCGGCGATGCCTCCGGCGCGGACGGGACAGCCTCCGCCACGGGCCAGGCGCTGCACCCCATCCAGCAACAGTTCCTTGAGCGCCAGGGCTTCCAGTGCGGCTTCTGCACGGCCGGCATGCTGATGACCGCGGCCACCTTCACAGAAGAGCAGAAGGGCGACCTGCCCCGCAATCTCAAGGGCAACCTTTGCCGCTGCACCGGTTACCGGGCGATCGCGGATGCCGTTTGCGGGCACGCCGGCCACCAGGATCCGGCAGGTCCGGGCTCCGGCATCGCCGGGGAAGGCCAGCCCCAACCACGGCCCGGGCAGCTCGGGGACGACGTACCGGCCCCGGCCAGCCTCGCCGTGGTCACCGGCGCCGCGCGCTACACACTGGATGTTCCGGCGGACCAGCTCCAGGGGCTGCTGCACCTGAAGCTCCTGCGCTCGCCGCACGCCCACGCCCGGGTACTGTCGATCAACACGGAGGCGGCTCTCAGGGTTCCCGGGGTGGTGGCGGTGTTCACCCACCACGATGCGCCCGCCCAGCTGTTTTCGACGGCGCAGCACGAGCTCTATACGGATGACCCCGACGACACGAGGGTGCTGGATGACGTGGTGAGGTTCATCGGGCAACGGGTCGCGGCCGTCGTGGCAGAATCGGTTGCTGCGGCGGAGGCCGGGGTCCGCGCGCTGGCGGTGGAGTACGAGGTGCTCGACGCCGTGTTCACGCCGCAGGATGCCATCCGTCCCGGGGCACCGACGCTCCATGCGGAGAAGGACAGCTCCTCATCCAGGATTGCCCGGCCGGCACAGAACGTCGTGGCCGAACTCCACTCCGAGCTCGGAAGCGTGGAGCAGGGGTTCGCGGCCGCCAGCTTCATCCATGAACAGACCTACCGGACCCAGCGGGTCCAGCACGTCGCGCTGGAGACCCACGCCGCCATCGCCTCCGTGGACAGCGGCGGGCGGCTGCAGGTCCGCACGTCCAGCCAGGTTCCGTTCCTGGTCCGCCGCACCCTGTGCCGGGTTTTCGGGCTGCCCGAGGACGGGGTCCACGTGGTGGCGGGCCGCGTGGGTGGGGGCTTCGGCGGCAAGCAGGAGGTGCTCACGGAGGACATCGTGGCGCTCGCGGCCCTGAAACTGCGCCGTCCCGTGCAGCTGGAGCTCACCCGCACCGAACAGTTCACCGCCACCACCACCCGGCACCCCTTCACCATCAAGCTCAAGGCCGGCGCCAGTGCCGACGGCCGGCTGACCGCGTTGGAGCTGGACGTCCTGACCAACACCGGGGCGTACGGGAACCATGGTCCGGGCGTGATGTTCCATGGCTGCGGCGAATCGCTGGGCGTGTACAACTGCGCCAACAAGAAGGTGGACGCGCAGGCGGTGTACACCAACACCGTCCCGTCCGGCGCGTTCCGCGGCTACGGGCTGAGCCAGATGATCTTTGCCATCGAGTCCGCCATGGACGAGCTCGCCGTGGGGATCGGGATGGATCCGCTGGAGTTCCGCCGCCGCAACATGGTCCGTGAGGGGGACCGCATGCTGTCCACGCACGCGGAGCCGGAAGAGGACGTCCACTATGGCAGCTACGGCCTGGATCAATGCCTCCGGCTGGTGCGGGATGCCCTGGACCGGGGCAAGGAACGGTACCGCGCGGCCGGCCTGGACCAGCTCGGCCCGGACTGGGTCACCGGCGAAGGTGCCGCGCTGTCCATGATCGACACCGTCCCGCCGCGGGGGCACTTTGCCCATTCGAAGCTCCGGCTCCTGCCGGACGGAACGTACCAGGCCGACGTCGGGACCGCCGAGTTCGGCAACGGGACCACCACCGTCCACGCCCAGCTGGCCGCCACGGCGCTGTCCACGGCGGCATCCCGCGTCGCGGTGCGGCAGTCGGACACAGACCTGATCGAGCACGACACCGGGGCGTTCGGCTCCGCGGGAACGGTGGTGGCGGGAAAGGCGACGCTGGCCGCCGCCGAGGAACTGGCCGTCCGGATCCGGGCGTTCGCCGCCGGGATCCGGCAGATCCAGGCCTCCGGCTGCGTCCTCGACGGCGAAACAGTCCTGTGCGAGGGAACTCCGGTGCCACTGACCGACCTCGCGCACGCCGCTGCGGAAGCCGGCGTCGAACTCGCCGCTGAAGGGCGCTGGGGAGGGACGCCGCGGTCCGTGGCGTTCAACGTGCACGGCTTCCGGGTAGCGGTGAACCGCGGCACCGGGGAGCTGCGGATCCTGCAAAGCGTCCAGGCTGCCGACGCCGGCGTAGTGGTCAATCCACGGCAGTGCCGCGGACAGATCGAGGGCGGGATCGCACAGGCGCTCGGCGCCACGCTGTACGAGGAGGTGGTGGTGGACGACGCCGGCCGGGTCACCACGGACATCCTCCGGCAGTACCACATCCCTTCCTTTGCGGACGTGCCCCGAAGTGAGGTGTACTTCGCGGACACCAACGACAAACTGGGACCGTTGGGGGCGAAATCCATGAGTGAAAGCCCGTTCAACCCGGTGGCGCCGGCGCTTGCCAATGCCATCCGGAACGCAACCGGAGTCCGCTTCGCCGAGCTGCCCATCGCCCGGGACAAGATCTACCTGGGGATGAAGGAAGCGGGGCTTGTGCCGCGCGGTTAA
- a CDS encoding XdhC family protein, whose translation MLDLIASLSAWPPALAGERLAVATIVAASGSVPRPVGTSMLVSETGAVLGSLSGGCVEGAVLTLALETMDDGGTRLETFGYSTADAFAAGLTCGGELEVHIEPFGGECSSGGPLRAALGQIASYGPADPVALVRRVDAGGSGAVVVPDPVNFRAAGSAEMADLLGLTWPADEDNAAAAAQLESVLRGIGTGLIRLAGPGSCRRGTASREAESPEPVTLLVESRLPAPRMLVCGANDFSAALLPAAKLLGYHVTLIDARPAFAAQARLTATADEVVTGWPHRYLAAEAAAGRLDRRTVLCVLTHDPKFDLPLLEAALDLDLAFVGAMGSRRSHLQRVEDLLDAGVRPERIARLHSPIGLDIGAVTPAEVAVSVTAEIIAARSRTGSGLPLRDTSGPIHRNPIHSQPAAELAASLDTHQEIAWT comes from the coding sequence ATGCTGGATCTGATAGCTTCGCTCAGCGCTTGGCCGCCGGCATTGGCCGGTGAACGACTCGCCGTTGCCACCATCGTGGCGGCCAGCGGCTCCGTCCCGAGGCCCGTGGGCACCTCCATGCTGGTCTCAGAGACCGGCGCCGTCCTCGGCAGCCTGTCCGGCGGTTGCGTGGAAGGTGCCGTGCTGACCCTGGCACTGGAGACCATGGACGACGGCGGCACCCGCCTGGAGACCTTCGGCTACAGCACCGCCGACGCCTTCGCGGCCGGCCTCACCTGTGGCGGCGAGCTCGAGGTCCACATCGAGCCCTTCGGCGGGGAATGCAGCAGCGGCGGACCGCTGCGGGCAGCCCTCGGCCAGATCGCCTCGTACGGGCCCGCGGACCCGGTGGCCCTGGTGCGCCGCGTGGACGCAGGCGGCAGCGGCGCCGTCGTGGTTCCGGATCCGGTCAACTTCCGGGCGGCCGGATCGGCAGAGATGGCCGACCTTCTTGGCTTGACCTGGCCGGCGGACGAAGACAACGCCGCGGCTGCCGCACAGCTCGAATCCGTGTTGCGCGGCATCGGAACCGGCCTGATACGGCTGGCCGGACCGGGCTCCTGCCGCAGGGGCACCGCGTCCCGGGAAGCTGAATCCCCAGAGCCTGTCACCCTGCTCGTTGAGAGCCGGCTGCCCGCGCCGCGCATGCTGGTTTGTGGCGCCAACGACTTCAGTGCGGCGCTGCTGCCTGCCGCGAAACTGCTGGGCTATCACGTGACCTTGATCGATGCGCGTCCCGCGTTCGCTGCGCAGGCCCGTTTAACCGCCACCGCCGATGAAGTGGTCACCGGCTGGCCCCACCGATACCTCGCAGCAGAGGCCGCAGCGGGCCGCCTCGACCGGCGCACCGTCCTCTGCGTCCTCACCCACGATCCCAAGTTCGACCTCCCGCTGCTGGAAGCCGCGCTGGATCTGGACCTTGCCTTCGTGGGCGCCATGGGGTCCCGGCGGAGCCACCTCCAGCGGGTCGAGGACCTCCTGGACGCCGGCGTCCGTCCTGAACGGATCGCCCGACTGCACTCACCCATCGGGCTGGACATCGGCGCAGTGACCCCGGCCGAGGTCGCCGTCTCCGTCACCGCGGAGATCATCGCGGCCCGGAGCCGGACCGGCTCCGGCCTGCCGCTCCGGGACACGTCCGGACCCATCCACCGAAACCCCATCCACTCGCAGCCCGCCGCGGAGCTGGCAGCCTCACTCGACACGCACCAGGAGATCGCATGGACATGA
- a CDS encoding NCS2 family permease, with amino-acid sequence MTILDSHEEHSAPKAARTAGVGQLPAPGATKGAGPDRPPAPKSYLDRFFQITERGSTVAREFRGGLVTFFTMAYIVILNPLILGGFTADNAPTDVAGGWLSAAQIGAVTGLTAGVMTILFGLVANLPFGLAAGLGINSFLAVSVIQEVTWAEAMGLVVINGVLIVLFGITGARTAIFRAVPKELKAAITVGIGLFIAFIGFVDSGFVRATEGGPPVQLGTDGSITSVPTLVFVVGLLAMGILVARKVQGGLLIGIVATTALAAVVEAVLKIGPASATNPGGWHLNTPVLSGQLVSAPDLGLVGQFDLFGAFGRIGGLAATMLVFTLVFTNFFDAMGTMTGLAKSAGVSHKDGTFPRLKSAFIVEGVGAVAGGATSGSSNTVYIDSAAGIGEGARTGLASVVTGVLFLGSMFLTPLTSVVPLEVAAAALVVVGAMMMAQIREIKFSKFSVALPAFLTIVTMPLSYSIANGIGVGFVSWAIIGAASGKAKKIHPLMWVVSAGFLVYFARGPINLLLGA; translated from the coding sequence ATGACTATCCTGGATTCCCACGAGGAGCATTCCGCTCCCAAGGCCGCCCGCACTGCAGGTGTAGGACAATTACCCGCCCCGGGTGCCACCAAAGGGGCGGGCCCGGACAGGCCGCCGGCCCCGAAGTCCTACCTGGACCGCTTCTTCCAGATCACCGAACGCGGCTCCACGGTCGCCCGCGAGTTCCGGGGCGGACTGGTGACCTTCTTCACCATGGCGTACATCGTGATCCTCAACCCGCTGATCCTGGGCGGTTTCACGGCGGACAACGCGCCCACGGACGTGGCCGGCGGCTGGCTCTCCGCGGCCCAGATCGGCGCGGTCACCGGACTCACGGCGGGCGTCATGACCATCCTCTTCGGACTCGTGGCCAACCTCCCGTTCGGCCTCGCGGCAGGGCTGGGCATCAATTCCTTCCTCGCCGTCTCGGTGATCCAGGAAGTCACCTGGGCCGAGGCCATGGGCCTGGTGGTCATCAACGGCGTGCTGATTGTGCTCTTCGGCATCACCGGGGCACGCACCGCCATCTTCCGGGCCGTGCCCAAGGAGCTTAAGGCCGCCATCACCGTGGGGATCGGCCTGTTCATCGCGTTCATCGGCTTCGTGGACTCGGGCTTTGTCCGGGCGACGGAAGGCGGACCGCCCGTCCAGCTCGGCACAGACGGCTCCATCACCTCCGTCCCCACCCTGGTATTTGTGGTGGGACTGCTCGCAATGGGAATCCTCGTGGCGCGCAAGGTCCAGGGTGGGCTGCTGATCGGCATCGTGGCCACCACGGCCCTGGCTGCCGTCGTGGAGGCAGTGCTGAAGATCGGGCCGGCAAGCGCCACCAACCCGGGCGGCTGGCACCTGAACACGCCTGTGCTGTCCGGCCAGCTTGTCTCCGCTCCGGACCTGGGCCTGGTGGGCCAGTTCGACCTGTTCGGCGCCTTCGGCCGGATCGGCGGGCTCGCGGCCACCATGCTGGTGTTCACGCTGGTCTTTACCAACTTCTTCGACGCCATGGGCACCATGACCGGCCTGGCGAAGAGCGCCGGAGTGTCACACAAGGACGGGACCTTCCCGCGGCTCAAGTCGGCCTTCATCGTCGAAGGCGTCGGCGCCGTGGCAGGGGGCGCCACCTCGGGCTCCTCCAACACGGTGTACATCGACTCCGCGGCCGGGATCGGGGAGGGTGCCCGCACCGGCCTGGCCTCGGTTGTCACCGGGGTGCTGTTCCTGGGCTCCATGTTCCTCACGCCGCTGACCAGCGTGGTTCCGCTCGAAGTGGCGGCGGCGGCCCTGGTGGTGGTGGGCGCGATGATGATGGCGCAGATCCGCGAAATCAAGTTCAGCAAATTCTCCGTGGCGCTCCCGGCGTTCCTCACCATCGTCACCATGCCGCTGAGCTATTCCATCGCCAACGGCATCGGAGTGGGCTTTGTGTCCTGGGCCATCATCGGCGCAGCATCCGGGAAAGCGAAGAAGATCCATCCGCTGATGTGGGTGGTCAGCGCCGGATTCCTGGTGTATTTCGCCCGCGGCCCCATCAACCTGCTGCTCGGGGCCTGA
- a CDS encoding nucleoside deaminase gives MSTTVTAEQYLARSIQLATANVLNNGGPFGALIVTAGGQTFEGVNRVTADNDPTAHAEVTAIRTACRELGTFDLTGAVLYTSCEPCPMCLASALWARVQRVVFAADRHDAASVGFDDAVFYEYFENRDRNSLMPVDKLELGDPQAPAPLEPFNTWNKLDSRIDY, from the coding sequence ATGAGTACCACCGTCACGGCCGAACAGTATCTGGCCAGATCCATCCAGTTGGCAACGGCCAACGTCCTGAACAACGGAGGCCCCTTCGGGGCCCTGATCGTCACGGCCGGCGGCCAGACGTTCGAGGGCGTGAACCGCGTCACCGCCGACAATGATCCCACCGCCCACGCCGAGGTCACCGCGATCCGCACGGCCTGCCGGGAACTAGGCACCTTCGATCTCACCGGCGCCGTCCTTTACACCAGCTGCGAGCCATGCCCGATGTGCCTGGCCTCCGCACTCTGGGCCCGCGTCCAGCGCGTTGTCTTCGCCGCAGACCGCCACGACGCCGCGTCCGTGGGTTTCGACGACGCCGTCTTCTACGAATACTTCGAAAACCGGGACAGGAATTCCCTGATGCCGGTGGACAAGCTGGAACTGGGCGATCCCCAGGCCCCCGCGCCGCTGGAGCCGTTCAACACCTGGAACAAGCTCGATTCCAGGATCGACTACTAG
- a CDS encoding dihydrofolate reductase family protein → MGKLTVTAFTTLDNVAEEPQLWSGPFFSDATGAFNDEVLAVADSMLLGRVTYDGFAAAWPSRSGDFTSDKFNAMPKYVVSTTMDHADWNNSTIIADDIPGRIRVLRERENVIVWGSPTLVKLLMEENLVDEYVLLVSPIVLGRGKKMLPEDGSRHTLRIVEPRLLEGGMLALRMTPAVA, encoded by the coding sequence ATGGGCAAGCTCACCGTCACCGCTTTTACCACTCTGGACAACGTCGCCGAGGAGCCCCAGCTCTGGTCGGGCCCGTTCTTCAGCGACGCCACCGGCGCGTTCAACGACGAAGTGCTGGCCGTGGCGGACTCGATGCTGCTCGGAAGAGTCACCTATGACGGCTTCGCCGCTGCCTGGCCGTCGCGATCGGGCGACTTCACCTCCGACAAGTTCAACGCCATGCCCAAGTACGTCGTGTCGACGACGATGGATCACGCCGACTGGAACAACAGCACGATTATTGCCGACGACATACCGGGCCGGATCCGCGTCCTTCGGGAGCGGGAGAACGTGATCGTGTGGGGGAGCCCGACGCTCGTCAAGTTGCTCATGGAGGAGAATCTCGTCGACGAGTACGTTCTGCTGGTCTCGCCCATCGTGCTCGGGCGCGGCAAGAAGATGCTGCCGGAGGACGGGAGCCGGCACACGCTGCGGATCGTCGAACCGCGGCTCCTCGAAGGCGGGATGCTGGCACTACGGATGACGCCGGCAGTGGCATGA
- the pucL gene encoding factor-independent urate hydroxylase: protein MSNKFILGENQYGKAEVRVVKITRDTDRHGIEDLNVTSQLRGDFAAAHLEGDNAHVVATDTQKNTIYAFARDGIGSPEAFLLRLGEHFTSSFDWVTGGRWEAESYSWDRIQAHGSAHDHSFVRNGQEVRTAVVVRNGAATHLISGLKDLTVLKSTQSGFMGYPKDKYTTLPETADRILATDVSARWRFRTGTDLGTLDFNKSYDDVKGLLLEGFTEKYSHALQQTLFDMGTKVLEAHSEIDEIRFSMPNKHHFLVDLTPFGLDNPNEVFFAADRPYGLIEATVQRDDATPADIAWSGIAGFC from the coding sequence ATGAGCAACAAGTTCATCCTCGGCGAAAACCAGTACGGAAAGGCCGAAGTCCGCGTCGTCAAGATCACCCGCGACACCGACCGCCACGGGATCGAAGACCTGAACGTCACCTCGCAGCTGCGGGGCGACTTCGCCGCGGCCCACCTCGAAGGCGATAATGCCCACGTCGTGGCCACGGACACCCAGAAGAACACCATCTACGCCTTCGCCCGTGACGGTATCGGCTCCCCCGAAGCGTTCCTGCTGCGCCTCGGCGAGCACTTCACGTCCAGCTTCGACTGGGTCACCGGGGGGCGGTGGGAAGCCGAATCCTACAGCTGGGACCGGATCCAGGCCCACGGCAGCGCGCACGACCATTCCTTCGTGCGCAACGGCCAGGAAGTCCGCACCGCAGTGGTGGTCCGGAATGGCGCCGCCACCCACCTGATCTCCGGGCTCAAGGACCTGACCGTCCTGAAATCCACACAGTCAGGCTTCATGGGCTACCCGAAGGACAAATACACCACTCTCCCGGAAACCGCGGACCGTATCCTGGCCACCGATGTTTCCGCCCGCTGGCGATTCAGGACCGGGACCGACCTCGGCACGCTGGACTTCAACAAGAGCTACGACGACGTCAAGGGCCTCCTGCTCGAGGGGTTCACCGAAAAGTACTCGCACGCCCTGCAGCAGACCCTGTTCGACATGGGCACCAAGGTCCTGGAAGCCCACAGCGAGATCGACGAGATCAGGTTCTCCATGCCCAACAAGCACCACTTCCTCGTGGATCTCACCCCGTTTGGCCTGGACAACCCGAACGAGGTCTTCTTCGCGGCCGACCGCCCTTATGGCCTGATCGAGGCCACCGTCCAGCGTGACGACGCTACGCCCGCGGACATCGCCTGGTCCGGCATCGCCGGCTTCTGCTAG